The genomic window CCCACCTGATTTCCAGATGTCCAGGTGGGCGTGCAGCACGTCCCCACCCAGAGGTGAGCGCTGGCGGAACTGCTCCTCCGACATGGCGCACAGCTCCTTGCCCCCCAGCTCCTGGAAGGCCTTGCCCACGGGGGGCAGCCGGTACTGGTGCTCTGTCCACAGGAGCCACTTCTGCACGTTGCCAGGGCTCCAGTCCACGGGGTCTGGACAAGAGACACTCCCTCAGTTCCACGGGCTACTTGAGGCCACCGCCCCGAATGTGGCCGGCTCTGCTCTGGTGGGGCGCCCGTGGGAACTGGAAGCTTGTGGCCCGGATTGTGTGCTCCTGGGGTGAGAACAGGCCAGGCCAGAGAGGGCCTTGAGGGGCCCTGTGGAGGGGGCACCCATGAAgagaggggagtggggcagaggagcTGGGGTCCTAAAAACAAACTTGGCTCAGGGCAGGGTAGCCTGGGGCCTCTGcaccccccacctcacccagacctcgggtcccccccccccgacccctccGGTCCCTTCAGAAGGCCTTTCAGGAAGCCCCCTCCCTGGAGGGGGCGGTGACATTAAACCAGAGACACCTGAGCTGCTCTCTCAGCTGCCTCTTGCCTTCCCCAAACCCTTCAAGGAACCAGGGAAAAAACCCAACCAGGAATTAGTCCTGCAACTAGAATCCTAATCTCCAccgtattttacagatgaggaaactgaggcacagagagttgtAGCCTCTTGTCCAACAGCTAACAAAGGGCCGGGTACGTACTAGCTGCTCAGTGCACGAGCACTGAACGAATAAATGGCAGGGCACCGGGCGGTCATGATGCGGCTCTCCAGGCCGCAGAGGCTAGGAAGAGAGTCACTGGCTAGGTTCCCCAGGGAGCTGCTCTGGGGGGAGGCTAGCAGGGCCTGTGGGTGGAGGCTGGGCTGGTGGCACAGTCACAATGGGGCCTCCAAGTGAACACTGTGGCCTAAGCTGGTGCTCTAGCTGGATGACCTGCAGGCTGGGCTGCCCCCACTTCATAAACCCATTTTCCTTCCCAGGGTCAAAGCAATTTGTTTCTGTCTCCATTGTTCAGAGGGtaggcccctccccagcccggTGTGGGAGAGGAGGCAGAACGGGGAAACCTCCAGGGGCAGGACGGGCATGGGGCACCTGCAGGGAtggttgggggcgggggccgggcctGGATGACTctgaggaggaggggctgggcctgAGGGACGCCTGAAGACTTTTTGTGTGACAGCAGCACGAGAGTGGGATGCTCAAATGCCGGGATCCGGGGACCCAGGAGATGGGTCAGGCCTGCCCAAAGCTGGAGAGACGATGTGGGAACAGGAGGCTGGAGACCCCGCAGCCCCTCAACTCACAGCATCGGCCCCACAACCGCACCTTCCGGGCACACACGTGTGCCTGGACTCCTAATGCCCCCACCTCATCAGAGCCCTCATCACCACCGGACCAGTGACACACATTTATCTAGTTATCTACGATCCGTTTCCCTCACTGTAATGTCCGCTCAGTGGATAAAGGGGCTTTTGTGTTGTGTTCCCCACTCTATTCCCCAGTGCTAGAACACAGCCTGCCATATTCAGAAGTTActgtttattgaacatctattatgAGCGAGGCGCCATCCTAGAAACTGGGGGTATAGCAGGGAACCAGACAAATGAAAATCCCTGCCCTTGGGGTGTGTACAttccagtgggggagacagagagcaaataaaatggataaataaaatatgcaggGCATCGGACCGTCCATGCGATGAGAGAAATAAAGCAGGTAGGAGGAGTAAGAGTTGGCGGTGTGGACAGTAACATCAACAGCGGGGGCAGGGAAAGCCTCATCAAGACAGTGCCATTTGAGTCAAGATCTGAAGGAGGCACGGGGTGAGCCAAGGAACCCTGGGGGAAGAGCGTTTTGGATTGAGagatgcaaaggtcctgaggcgtGAGGGTCGTGGGCACAGCAAAAAacaggtgtggctggagcagagtaaATGAGGCGAGCGTGGAGACGCCTCTGAGGGGGTGGGTAGAGGGTCAGATGGTGTACAGCTTGATTGCATTGCCTCCAGCAGTTGGGGCAGAGAGGGTAGGAACCTTCCCAGGCTCACAGCTGCTGTGTGCCGTGGGCTGACTGTATGTGCAGAATCCCCAGCATGCCTGGTGTTGCTGAGGCCGGGCCAGGGGTGGCCAGAGTGCACCTTGCGcggccccccacacccccagcgaCCTCAGCCCTGCTTGCGGCCCGCCTTACAGAGGGGGACGTGCGGAAAGGCTCACCTgcagtgatgttgagcagcttaCAGGCTGTCTCAATGTCCTTAAGCACCTCGCCCACCACCATGGACTGCACCTGCTCCAGCGAGTGCTCCTCCAGGGTCAGACTCCCCGGTGCCAAGTCCAGGCTGCCCCCGGGGGCTTGGCTGTCGATGACAGGGCACTGCTCGGGCTCCTCAGGTGGCTCCTCCCGAGAGCTGGCCCCGGGGCCCTTGGTGGCCCAGTTGCCATCCTCAGGGTACAGCATGTCAAAGTAGGAGAGGTAGAAGGCAGACAGGCCCTGGTCAGGCGTGGCAGGCGGGCTGGGGCTCCAGTCCCGTCTCTCGGGCCCCACCGCCCCCGCGGCCGCCTTTTCCACGCCTGTGCGCAACACAGCGTCGGGGGGCAGCAGGAGGCGGCCGGGGGCCACGCTGCTCAGGCCCGGGCTGGCGCTGCCCATGCCGCCGTTGCTTGGGCTGGTGGCTGTGTCTGCAGAAATAAGAGAGGAAGGCCAATCAGGGTCTGGCTGCTTCCCCATCCCCGTGGGGGCCACTAAGCTCGTTATGGGGATGAGGGGCCCACTGGGCCAGGGAGAGAGTTGGGGCTTCCGGGTCATTGGGCAGTTAGGACAGGGCTGGGCAGATAGGCTCCTGGCTGGGAAAGAAAGTGAGGTGTAAACAGCTCCCTCACTCCCCAAGAAAGCCAGGTTGGCTGAAAGCAGCAAACCTTTACCCACGCGGTGTGCTTACAACACCCTTCTGAGGTCCTCGACCTCATTCAAGCCTCACAACGGAAGGCATGAGTAGCCCCATTTGGTAGATGAGCACACTGAGGCCTGGACAAGTAAACTTTAGTGTCCGGGCCTCTGGCCCCAGGCCAGCCCGTGCCCAGATCCCCCGTCCACTGTCCTGTGGAGGAAGTTCCTTTTGAGAGCTAACCCAAATCTGTCTTTCTGGAGCAaagcttgttttcttttactcttctcCTAAAGAcggtggggaagggagaaggtcACCATCACCTTCACCTGGCGGTTGAAGGAGCAAGGAGCAGGTGAGGGGAGTGGCGGGGTAGAAGCCACTCACAAGTCAGGGAGGCGGgccctcttcccctccaccaccaTTTGGGGGAGGTGAACAAACTGACGCTGCTGAGGCAGTCACTGAGTGGCGCCACACTGGCTCAGGACTGGGTTCCTTGTACCCAGTCTTCCACCTCTTCCTCCCCAAAGgtactgccccctgcccctcccagctcccagcgccctctcctttcccctcgcCCTGGAAGAGTGTGCCCTGAGGAGGCCGTGCCCACCTGCAGgggaagggtgtggggagggggagagaggggaggaggagcatGCTCTGGGGAACGACGGAGGCCCCCAGAAACTCAGACACCCACTCTTCCTGCTGCCCCGAGGCCCCCCAGGGGGCTACCACTTGGCCTCAAAACAGGAGCTGGAGGCCTCTTTCCACAGCGGTCATGCAGGCCCTGCTTTGCCGAGGGCCCTTTTGCTCTGCACTCCCTATTGGAGTAGGCGGATCGGGTGAGGCAGGGGCCTCAGGAGATGTACAGGTACCAAAACCCCAGGGTTTCTGGGCTATTTCTGTGATTTGTGGGCCCGGGACTCCAGCACGACTCAGGACAGAGGTGGAAGATTATCAACAGGTACACGCTCCTAATGAAAGtcagcaggaaggaaaggagcaGACGAACCCGTTAAGGGCAAGTTCAGGTGGGCCCACGTGTTCCTCACGACGTGGTGCCTGGGCCAGCAGCATGGGCGCCACCTGGGAACGTGgcaaaaaaatgcagattctcaggccgaCCGCGGAGCGACCGAGTCAGAAGCCCCGGGAAAGCCCGGCAGTGTGTTTCAGcttttgggtgattttttttttattatttttttttaaagtttatttatttttgagacagagacagagcatgaacgggggagggtcagagagagggagacacagaatctgaaacaggttccaggctccgagcggtcagcacagagaccgacgcggggctcgaacccacggaccgcaagatcgtgacctgagccgaagtcggccacccaaccgactgagccacccaggagccccgcttTTGGGTGATTCTGACACAAGCTCACGTTTGAGAATTGCCGCTTGAAAGGCGTCGGGCCAGTGAGAGGGAGAGGCATTAATCAAAGGACCGGTAGACTCTACTGGTGACATGTACTGTGCCACACCGGGACAGTGGGGGGCTCCCCGGCCCATCGTGGCTCCCCGCATGGGACTGACCTGGCTGCCCGGTTAGCCTCGATGTGCAGCGGCATTTACCCCTCCCTGGAGGGGGCGCAGGGAAAGAACCCAGCTGGGAAGATCCTTCTGGCTTCTCTAGGCCTGCAGCTAGCCCATTCCACACCTTCACATATCTCAGAAAACAGCGATCTTTCTCTCTGGAAAGCAGAGTTTGGTGAATGGGGCCCGAGTGGAATTCCAGCTCCGTCTCGTCCCCTCCCTTGTGCAGTGCCCAACTGTCCCAACTTTAACATGGCAGCTGTGCCACTTCCTGTGGCGGAGAGAATGCCAGCAAGAGAGAAGGGTGTTCCCTTTGATTTCGACTCTCCCTTTCAAGAGCTCCTTTAAGTGACAAGGAAGGAAAggtcagggtggggtggggctgcggggggcagagggcaggcctGGAATCATTTCAAGGCCTTCTGTGCAAACACACATGTGTGCTGTGGGCCCAACATTATTTACCCAGGCCGTGCCAACAGCCCCCTCTGCTCCCGGGTCCCCACCCTGGCCTATGCCCACGCCCTACCCCCTAGGAGGCCCCACCCCTGGAGAGCCCCTCTCAGCCCCCCACCTCGtcgccccttcctgcctcccgcCCCATCCACGTCCCCAGGGCTCCCGTGCCTGCCACGTTAGGACAGTCTCTGCCAGCACCCTGGGCCATGTGCCAGGGAGACAGAAAGCTTTTCCGAGAAGCAGAAGAACTTGCTTCCCTCGTGGCGCTCCTGCTTGCGTGGCTGCAGCcacaggtggggtgggaggcagctgCTGTTT from Neofelis nebulosa isolate mNeoNeb1 chromosome 6, mNeoNeb1.pri, whole genome shotgun sequence includes these protein-coding regions:
- the SPDEF gene encoding SAM pointed domain-containing Ets transcription factor, giving the protein MGSASPGLSSVAPGRLLLPPDAVLRTGVEKAAAGAVGPERRDWSPSPPATPDQGLSAFYLSYFDMLYPEDGNWATKGPGASSREEPPEEPEQCPVIDSQAPGGSLDLAPGSLTLEEHSLEQVQSMVVGEVLKDIETACKLLNITADPVDWSPGNVQKWLLWTEHQYRLPPVGKAFQELGGKELCAMSEEQFRQRSPLGGDVLHAHLDIWKSAAWMKERTSPGAIHYCASTSEDSWTDSEVDSSCSGQPIHLWQFLKELLLKPHSYGRFIRWLNKEKGIFKIEDSAQVARLWGIRKNRPAMNYDKLSRSIRQYYKKGIIRKPDISQRLVYQFVHPI